The Actinomycetota bacterium genome includes a window with the following:
- a CDS encoding LPXTG cell wall anchor domain-containing protein produces MNKRYRAILMTALIGLFVMALATSSFANGTVNMDTDGSVSTQADNDDDDGDTVDLGPATGLADDATDGGLKAAAVGELGDTAHGPCVKDLMDLPALRACEDAQGRAILDLPALKLVGPTKKAHHHKHHGHGHAPNKLPTTGVNVGDMLAMGMAALSGGGIFLRRLRFSFAR; encoded by the coding sequence ATGAACAAGAGGTACAGGGCGATCCTCATGACCGCCCTGATCGGGCTCTTCGTGATGGCGCTGGCTACGTCCAGCTTCGCGAACGGCACGGTCAACATGGACACGGATGGCAGCGTCAGCACCCAGGCGGACAACGATGACGACGATGGTGACACCGTCGACCTCGGTCCGGCCACGGGTCTTGCCGACGACGCCACCGACGGCGGCCTGAAGGCCGCGGCTGTGGGCGAGCTCGGTGACACCGCTCACGGTCCCTGCGTCAAGGACCTGATGGACCTCCCCGCGCTGCGCGCGTGTGAGGACGCTCAGGGCCGCGCGATTCTGGACCTGCCGGCGCTGAAGCTGGTTGGGCCTACCAAGAAGGCGCACCACCACAAGCACCACGGCCACGGCCACGCTCCCAACAAGCTCCCGACCACGGGTGTCAACGTTGGCGACATGCTGGCTATGGGTATGGCAGCGCTGTCCGGCGGTGGCATTTTCCTCCGCCGTCTGCGGTTCAGCTTCGCCCGCTAG